The sequence AAAAGGGAGATTATCTTCAGTACGGCGGATCGTGGTGTCATTGCCAAAGTGAATCTCCCGGCGCTTCTTCAGCATTCCGCCGGGAAAGAGAAGGGTTATCTCTTAACCGACGTGGACAATACGCGCTTTGTTGTGAACCACTATTCTCTGAACCGGTTTGGTTGGACGCTGGTTTCCATTATTCCCTACAGCGAAATGATAAAAGAGATTAGCAGCCTGAAGCAGCGGATCTTTTCGCTGAATCTCTTCTCCTCCTTCTTTTTATTTACCGTTGCGGTGGTTTTTATCCTCTACCTCACCAACCCGCTCAAAACCTTAGTGGAACGGATTAAAAGAATGAAGATTGGCGAGCATTATATAAAATGGCCCGAAGGGGACTTCCCCGATGATGTGAGTGGAATTGTCCGCAGTTTTGACTGTTTGTTTGAAAAGATCGAGGAGTTGGTGGAGGTTGTGATTGAAGAAAAAAGAAAGGAACAGGAGCTCAAATACGAGGCTTTACGAGCGCAGATTACTCCCCATTTTTTATTTAATACGCTTAATACCATCAAGTGGTCGGCCGTCATGAGTGGCGCTGATAATGTCGCGAGGATGATTGCGGCTTTGGGAAAACTGCTGGAGGTGAGTATGAGCAAGGGTGAGGAAGAGGTGCCCCTGAGGGAAGAGTTACAGCTCATTGAGTCCTACGTATTTATTCAAAATGTCCGGTATAACGATAAGTATGTCTTGAAGATAGAGGCGGAGGAAGGGATCGATCAACTGAAGGTTCCCAAATTGATCCTCCAACCGCTGGTGGAGAACGCGATCATTCACGGCCTGAAAAATATTGAAGGGAAAGGCGTGATCACGATCCAAGCCCGCAAAATGGATGGTTATTTAAAAGTATCCGTTGTTGATAACGGGGCGGGGATCCCCGAAGAGAAGATTTGGCAGATCCTCCATGACGCCCTTGGGGAAGGACGTAAGCAAAAGTTTTCCGGGATTGGTTTAAGCAATGTTCATGAACGGCTAAAGCTGCGGTATGGAGAGAGATTTGGGATTAATCTCTCCTCACAAGTCGGTTCCGGGACAACGGTCGACCTGATGCTGCCGATCATTACTTAGAGAAACGGTTGAAGTTAATCCTGACTGCAGTCGGTTTTGGGAGGGGGATTCTTTTATGCTTAAGGTCTTAATCGTCGATGATGAGATCCTGATCCGGGTGGGGGTTAAATCTTGTTTGAATTGGGAAGAACACGGTTTTGAAGTGGTCGGCCTCGCGGAGGACGGGGTTAAGGCCTTAAATTTAGTGGAAAAATTAGCCCCTGATATTATTTTGACCGATATCAAAATGCCGAACATGGACGGGTTAGAGTTAATTGAGGCCTTGCGGAAAGATTATCCCCACATTAAAGTGATTGTTTTAAGTTGCTACAATGAAATGGAATATGTGAAACGGGCGATGAAATTGGGGGCGGAGGATTATTTACTGAAGCTTTCGGTCCAACCCGAAACTTTGCTGGAGATTTTGAACCGGGTTAAAGCGACCATTGAACAGGAGAGGGAAGAGGAGCTCAAAACGAAGCAGGCGGAGAAGGCCATGCGCACCAACAAACAAATTCTCAAAGATAGTCTGTATAAAAAGTTTTTAAAGGGAGCGCTTCCCACTGAAGACTTTCTCCTGGGGTTGGCTGAATTCGATGTTAAGCTGGTCTTCGACCATTACTGGGTGGTTTGTTGCCGGATTAATGACAATCAGTCGAAACGCTCCTTTGCCAAGCAGCCGCTTCGCGACCATTCTTTCCGCAATATCGTCTTGGAGATGCTGGGCGACTTTTGCCAGTGTGACCTGGCCGAAGTGGAGAGCGGTTTATTCCTTTTGCTTCTTGCCAATAACCCCAATTTAGATGTGGTGGACGTTTGTGCCAAAGTAAACGGTTCGGTCCAGAAGTACTTAAACGCCGTTGTTTCCTTTGGCATCTCCCGGGGGGCGACTGGTGCCGGCGAGTTAAAAGAGCAGTATTGGCAGGCCCGGACAGCCCTGGACTATATGTTTTACGATGGAAGGGGCAGTATAACGCAGTATAAGGAAAAACTGGCGTTCAGTACGGAGCCGGTTTTCATCGAGCGGGATCTGGAAAATTTACTGCTCGGTGCGGTCGAAAGCCTTGAGCCGGATCAGGCTTGGCTTCATTTGGAAGGTTTACTGACGGAGTTTGCCCGTCATAAGAGATACTCGCCGGAGGCGGTAAAATACGCCATCATCGAGGTTATTTATGGTTTTAACTCGCTCGGCAAAAAATACGAGCTGCAGGAGCGCTTTTCTGACTTTGATGTGAAAGATAATATACCCACGATTTTAAGCATGGAAACGCTTGAGGATTTGAAAGCTTGGCTCAAAAAATATATTCAAAACCTGGTGGATGCCTTGTCCGACCTCAAACTGGAAAGGGAACGGCCGGAGATTGCAAAAATTAAAAGCTATATCCAGCAGAACATTGACAAAAACATCACGTTGGAGGATGCGGCGGAGCTTTGCAATTTAAGTAAAGCTTATTTTTCGACGGTTTTCAAGAAAGAAGTGGGCGAGAGTTTTACTGATTACACCAACCGTCTGAAGATGGAAAAGGCCAGGGAGTTAATCTGTCATCATGGTTTGCGGTGTTATGAAGCCGCCGAAAAGGTCGGCATCTTTGATCAATCTTACTTTACTAAGCTTTTTAAGAAGTATTTCGGGGAAAGCCCCAGTACAATCAGGCGTTAACCTCCCGATCGAAAAAAAATACCAACCATTCAAAAGGTTTTACCAACCAGAGGCGGGGCCACGAAAACCAGGAGGATCGGTTACCAATACGTTCTAAAGAGATTCCAAATTTAACGAAACAGCCTCCATTAATATCTTGTTAATAATCGCCTATACTTAAGGTGAGATTTTTAAAAGGAGGTAGGTTAATGAGAAAAGGGCGAAAAGTGTTGTTCTTGTTGTTGAGCGTGGCCCTGCTCAACGGTGTCCTGTTCGGTACGGTGTATGCGGCAAAACCGGTTAAACTGGTTTTCTGGGGGGCGTTGCCGCCCGAGGCCGGTCCGCAGCAAGTGATTGAGAATTACAAAAAAGTCGCACCCCACGTCACCATTGAATATGTACGTTATCTTAATGATGATCAAGGCAACATTAAACTGGATACGGCATTGTTGGCGGGTGAAGAGATTGACATCTTTACCAGTTACGGGGTGAACCGGAGAGAACAAAGGGTAAAAGCCGGCATGGCGGCGGATCTGACGGATTTATGTAAGAAGTATGGAGTGGATCTGATCCGCGATTTCGGACCCGGCGCGGCCGCCAATATTGTTGACGGCAAGGTTTATTCCATTCCGACGATGACCATTATCAACTTTATTGCGCTCAATAAAGATATGTTCGATGAAGCCGGGATTCCGATCCCCGAAGATTGGACTCTCGACGAATTCAGAGCGATTGCCAAAAAACTGACCAAAGGGGAAGGACCAAATAAGGTATATGGCATTATCGGGGATTACAATGTGAATATCATGTCTTTCCTCCCGACGAAACTTAATGGCACGCCGTATCTCAAGGAGGATATGAGCGGCACAACCTGGAAGAGCATCCCGGATTTCCGGCGCGGGTTCCAACTGCTCTATGACATGATGTATGTGGATAAAAGTATGATGTCCTGGGAGGATGTTTTGACCCAGAAGCTGACCAATACAGAGGCTTTGGCCGCGGCCTTTTTCAGCGGGCGCAGCGCGATGATGGTCACGGGGACCTATATGTTAAGAAACATAAAAGATACGGAGAAGT comes from Capillibacterium thermochitinicola and encodes:
- a CDS encoding ABC transporter substrate-binding protein — its product is MRKGRKVLFLLLSVALLNGVLFGTVYAAKPVKLVFWGALPPEAGPQQVIENYKKVAPHVTIEYVRYLNDDQGNIKLDTALLAGEEIDIFTSYGVNRREQRVKAGMAADLTDLCKKYGVDLIRDFGPGAAANIVDGKVYSIPTMTIINFIALNKDMFDEAGIPIPEDWTLDEFRAIAKKLTKGEGPNKVYGIIGDYNVNIMSFLPTKLNGTPYLKEDMSGTTWKSIPDFRRGFQLLYDMMYVDKSMMSWEDVLTQKLTNTEALAAAFFSGRSAMMVTGTYMLRNIKDTEKYPRNFTVAFAPKPKVDKDQKIYYKDQMPHDDMMIPPRSTKKEEAFKFIIWYATQGYDPMIENGRPPLYTKYDPQKAAALLLKGAEGIIDVDSFAKSVLAPADHIKEDKVVRQMAELERILREEQEAYYLNVIDLDTLLDNLQRRMDQVLQSGR
- a CDS encoding response regulator, which encodes MLKVLIVDDEILIRVGVKSCLNWEEHGFEVVGLAEDGVKALNLVEKLAPDIILTDIKMPNMDGLELIEALRKDYPHIKVIVLSCYNEMEYVKRAMKLGAEDYLLKLSVQPETLLEILNRVKATIEQEREEELKTKQAEKAMRTNKQILKDSLYKKFLKGALPTEDFLLGLAEFDVKLVFDHYWVVCCRINDNQSKRSFAKQPLRDHSFRNIVLEMLGDFCQCDLAEVESGLFLLLLANNPNLDVVDVCAKVNGSVQKYLNAVVSFGISRGATGAGELKEQYWQARTALDYMFYDGRGSITQYKEKLAFSTEPVFIERDLENLLLGAVESLEPDQAWLHLEGLLTEFARHKRYSPEAVKYAIIEVIYGFNSLGKKYELQERFSDFDVKDNIPTILSMETLEDLKAWLKKYIQNLVDALSDLKLERERPEIAKIKSYIQQNIDKNITLEDAAELCNLSKAYFSTVFKKEVGESFTDYTNRLKMEKARELICHHGLRCYEAAEKVGIFDQSYFTKLFKKYFGESPSTIRR
- a CDS encoding cache domain-containing sensor histidine kinase, with the protein product MRLVFIITVFMLLPVLYFLNYNFSTAEHLLQEKTSNLILDSLQQVGNQIENTCLDIIKISNVLANDRIILAELSTGLLAEGDHQQKRNYYELSSADKIRMIKIEAQLDQIKTGIFYNYDADVLLIDATGVVYSAMGREEEFRYKTQIMENYHEQAWYRSLIQENQNIVWLAPFRYSLFGIDDDSRYISAVRVLPGGYHQRNLGCIMVNVHESQFAPILENHLNGIVALLNEKREIIFSTADRGVIAKVNLPALLQHSAGKEKGYLLTDVDNTRFVVNHYSLNRFGWTLVSIIPYSEMIKEISSLKQRIFSLNLFSSFFLFTVAVVFILYLTNPLKTLVERIKRMKIGEHYIKWPEGDFPDDVSGIVRSFDCLFEKIEELVEVVIEEKRKEQELKYEALRAQITPHFLFNTLNTIKWSAVMSGADNVARMIAALGKLLEVSMSKGEEEVPLREELQLIESYVFIQNVRYNDKYVLKIEAEEGIDQLKVPKLILQPLVENAIIHGLKNIEGKGVITIQARKMDGYLKVSVVDNGAGIPEEKIWQILHDALGEGRKQKFSGIGLSNVHERLKLRYGERFGINLSSQVGSGTTVDLMLPIIT